A stretch of the Mycobacterium sp. ITM-2016-00317 genome encodes the following:
- a CDS encoding SAM-dependent methyltransferase produces the protein MTVLDGDPGALDAGLTPLRAARARADEAAAHRPLFTDPYSQMFVDADGSDGMPPSPWVTDYVAARTKWFDDFFLASSSAGVSQVVILGSGLDARAFRLPWLSDTVIYEVEQPELLDFKQRVLNQVGAEPAARHVLVGADVRDDWPRALIAAGFLPDQPTVWAVEGLLPRLPADQQEELLGRVDLYSARGSRIGMEADSGGPDHDCWLCARMWETNTTTTADLMQRYHRTLPAEADELTARSVFLDGRKL, from the coding sequence ATGACAGTCCTGGACGGTGACCCCGGGGCGCTCGACGCCGGGCTGACGCCGCTGCGCGCCGCGCGGGCCCGCGCGGATGAGGCGGCGGCCCACCGTCCGCTGTTCACCGACCCCTACTCGCAGATGTTCGTCGACGCCGACGGATCCGACGGGATGCCGCCGTCGCCGTGGGTCACCGATTACGTTGCGGCACGGACGAAATGGTTCGACGACTTCTTCCTGGCCTCAAGCTCGGCGGGGGTGTCGCAGGTGGTGATCCTCGGCTCCGGCCTCGACGCCCGCGCGTTCCGGTTGCCGTGGCTCAGTGACACCGTGATCTACGAGGTGGAGCAGCCCGAACTGCTGGACTTCAAACAGCGGGTGCTGAATCAGGTCGGCGCCGAGCCCGCCGCCCGGCACGTTTTGGTGGGCGCCGACGTCCGTGACGACTGGCCGCGGGCGCTGATCGCGGCGGGGTTCCTGCCCGACCAGCCGACGGTGTGGGCGGTCGAGGGCCTGCTCCCCCGCCTGCCCGCCGATCAGCAGGAGGAACTGCTCGGCAGGGTCGACCTGTACAGCGCGCGGGGCAGCAGGATCGGCATGGAGGCCGACAGCGGCGGCCCCGACCACGACTGCTGGCTGTGCGCGCGGATGTGGGAGACGAACACGACGACCACCGCGGACCTGATGCAGCGGTATCACCGCACCCTGCCGGCAGAGGCGGACGAGCTGACCGCGCGAAGCGTGTTCCTCGACGGCCGGAAACTCTGA
- the mnhG gene encoding monovalent cation/H(+) antiporter subunit G encodes MTVSDIVASVLILGGSALALTAAIGVVRFPDTLSRMHAATKPQVLGLLLVLAGAAIRLRGNVDVGMLILTGMFTIITAPVIANRVGQLAYREQNIRDDLLTRDEMHDFVAERESGGHDSPGR; translated from the coding sequence ATGACCGTCTCCGACATCGTCGCCTCCGTGCTGATCCTCGGCGGCTCCGCACTGGCGTTGACCGCGGCCATCGGCGTGGTCCGGTTCCCGGACACGCTGTCGCGGATGCACGCCGCCACCAAGCCTCAGGTGCTCGGCCTGCTGCTGGTGCTGGCGGGGGCCGCCATCCGGCTGCGCGGCAACGTCGACGTCGGCATGCTGATCCTCACCGGGATGTTCACGATCATCACCGCACCCGTGATCGCCAACCGGGTGGGCCAACTCGCTTACCGGGAGCAGAACATCCGCGACGATCTGCTGACCAGGGACGAGATGCATGATTTCGTGGCCGAACGGGAATCCGGCGGCCATGACAGTCCTGGACGGTGA
- a CDS encoding monovalent cation/H+ antiporter complex subunit F, whose amino-acid sequence MMYVWAAAGTMLSLAALTTMFRMLLGPTTLDRLVALDTLVAVTMCAIGTWAAYSLDTTVTYSLTALALITFVGSVSVARFRVPDVADPADKGSAR is encoded by the coding sequence ATGATGTACGTCTGGGCCGCGGCTGGGACGATGCTGTCGCTGGCCGCCCTCACCACCATGTTCCGCATGCTGCTCGGTCCGACCACGCTGGACCGGCTCGTCGCCCTCGACACCCTGGTCGCGGTCACGATGTGCGCCATCGGCACCTGGGCGGCCTACAGCCTGGACACCACCGTCACCTACAGCCTGACCGCGCTGGCACTGATCACGTTCGTCGGTTCGGTGAGCGTCGCGAGGTTCCGCGTGCCGGACGTCGCCGATCCGGCGGACAAGGGGTCTGCCCGATGA
- a CDS encoding Na+/H+ antiporter subunit E, with product MRTLTLRVWIVCWLILVWVLLWGNISAANILSGLAVALVITLLLPLPPVPVEGRFHPLSVLKLVATVTGWLIVSSFQVAALAVKPGPPPLTAVLRAHLHVKSDLVLALAVNILNLTPGNIVLEIDQARRLIYVHVLDVGSDRTVNRFYQQVDKLEKLLVASFERDADWRPSAEKEVDPA from the coding sequence GTGAGAACACTGACGCTGCGCGTCTGGATCGTGTGCTGGCTGATCCTGGTGTGGGTCCTGTTGTGGGGCAACATCTCCGCGGCCAACATCCTGTCCGGACTGGCGGTCGCGCTGGTGATCACGCTGCTGCTGCCGCTGCCGCCGGTCCCCGTGGAGGGCCGGTTCCATCCGCTGTCGGTGCTGAAGCTCGTCGCCACCGTGACGGGCTGGCTGATCGTGTCGTCCTTCCAGGTGGCCGCGTTGGCGGTCAAACCGGGACCACCGCCGCTGACCGCGGTGCTGCGGGCCCACCTGCACGTCAAGTCCGATCTCGTGCTGGCCCTGGCGGTCAACATCTTGAACCTGACGCCGGGCAACATCGTGCTCGAGATCGACCAGGCCCGCCGGTTGATCTACGTGCACGTGCTCGACGTCGGATCCGACCGGACGGTCAACCGCTTCTATCAGCAGGTGGACAAACTGGAGAAGCTTCTGGTGGCGTCCTTCGAACGGGACGCGGACTGGCGCCCCTCGGCGGAGAAGGAGGTGGACCCCGCATGA
- a CDS encoding Na(+)/H(+) antiporter subunit C gives MITYLVPLILIGVLSSAGVYLLLERNLTRMLLGLLLISNAINLLILNAGGPSGNPPVRGRTSGNDTTTADPLAQGMILTAIVITMGVAAFVLALTYRSYRINTIEEVSNDPEDTRVSQLSGKEDDEIDELKPNVSRDTDLPDELDALPGYEGSR, from the coding sequence ATGATCACCTATCTCGTCCCTCTCATCCTGATCGGCGTGCTCAGCAGCGCCGGGGTGTACCTGCTCCTGGAACGCAACCTGACCCGGATGCTGTTGGGCCTGTTGCTGATCAGCAACGCGATCAACCTGCTGATCCTCAACGCCGGCGGCCCGTCGGGCAATCCGCCGGTCCGCGGCCGCACCAGTGGCAATGACACGACCACCGCGGATCCGTTGGCGCAGGGCATGATCCTGACCGCGATCGTGATCACCATGGGGGTGGCGGCCTTCGTGCTGGCCCTGACCTACCGCTCGTATCGCATCAACACCATCGAGGAGGTCAGCAACGACCCCGAGGACACCAGGGTGTCGCAGCTGTCCGGCAAGGAGGACGACGAAATCGACGAGCTGAAGCCGAACGTCTCCCGGGACACCGATCTGCCCGACGAACTCGACGCACTTCCCGGTTACGAGGGGTCCCGATGA
- a CDS encoding Na+/H+ antiporter subunit A, whose amino-acid sequence MLAILAAHAAAALLAPLLVYRWGRTAFYPLALVPAASLVWVVLNWPADGQSRTVDVPWVPELSMDITLRFDALAAIMSVLVLAIGALVLFYCADYFRHHDGRIEKRLPSFAAELVAFSGAMFGLVTSDNMLVLYVFWEITTVLSFLLVGHYAERATSRRAATQALLVTTFGGLAMLVGIIVLGNLAGTFLLSELIANPPSGLAASVGVVLILIGALSKSAIVPLHFWLPGAMAAPTPVSAYLHAAAMVKAGVYLIARMTPGFADSPEWRPTVVGLGLLTMLLAGWRAIREYDLKLILAFGTVSQLGLITVMVGTGGSEMMLAGLAMLCAHAMFKAALFMVVGVIDHATGTRDIRRLAWLGNRSKSLLIIGCTAAASMAALPPFFGFIAKEADFETVLHSPYLGAASPFVLAGIVLGSVLTTVYSLRFVFGAFGRKGLPKPSTRVEEMHRPELGFLLPPAVLAAAGLFFGLYPKPLDNVLTDYSDTVPDPAGYDGGYHLALWHGVNLPLVLSALVLAAGTGVYFGRKRLRRARADFVPLGNADRIYDAVIRGADVLSVRLTALTQRGLLPQTQSFILITLVLLPLGVLALGARDQPHFELWDSPPQVVAGLLMVAAALAAVVMRNRLAAVLLVGVTGYGCGAIFAFHGAPDLALTQFLVETLTLVAFVLVLRTLPAETSRAENTRYRLPRAALAIAVGAAVTTLAAFAMAARTGRPIADLLPEAAYVMGHGANTVNVILVDIRAWDTMGEVSVLLVAATGVASMVFRSRRFGTAPRVSDAGQPDIGQLPASFNTSPAAGDITWLRGSELRDPRNRSLVLEVATRLIFPVMMVLSLYFFFAGHNVPGGGFAGGLIGLALVLRYLAGGRYELGETLPLDAGKVLGAGLALAAGTAAASLLVGAPVLSSAVIEFELPVLGTVKFVTALFFDLGVYLIVVGLVLDVLRSLGARIDVELSEQLRQQTGRTARQR is encoded by the coding sequence ATGCTCGCCATCCTCGCTGCCCATGCAGCCGCCGCCTTGCTGGCGCCCCTCCTTGTGTACCGCTGGGGCCGGACGGCGTTCTATCCGTTGGCGCTGGTGCCGGCCGCGTCGCTGGTCTGGGTGGTGTTGAACTGGCCGGCCGACGGACAGTCCCGCACGGTCGACGTGCCGTGGGTGCCCGAGCTGTCGATGGACATCACCCTCCGCTTCGACGCGCTCGCCGCGATCATGAGCGTGCTGGTGCTGGCGATCGGCGCCCTCGTCCTCTTCTACTGCGCGGACTACTTCCGCCACCACGACGGCCGCATCGAGAAACGGCTGCCCAGCTTCGCCGCCGAACTGGTGGCGTTCTCCGGAGCCATGTTCGGGCTGGTCACCAGCGACAACATGCTGGTGCTGTACGTGTTCTGGGAGATCACGACCGTCCTGTCGTTCCTGCTGGTCGGCCACTACGCCGAGCGTGCGACCAGCCGCCGGGCCGCGACGCAGGCGCTGCTGGTGACCACGTTCGGCGGGCTGGCGATGCTGGTCGGCATCATCGTGCTGGGCAACCTGGCCGGAACGTTCCTGCTCTCGGAGCTGATCGCGAATCCGCCGTCGGGTCTGGCCGCGTCGGTGGGCGTGGTGCTGATCCTGATCGGCGCACTGTCCAAGTCGGCGATCGTGCCGCTGCACTTCTGGCTGCCGGGCGCCATGGCCGCGCCGACGCCGGTCAGCGCGTACCTGCACGCCGCCGCGATGGTCAAGGCCGGCGTCTACCTCATCGCCCGGATGACGCCCGGCTTCGCCGACAGCCCGGAATGGCGGCCCACGGTCGTCGGCCTCGGTCTGCTCACGATGCTGCTGGCGGGCTGGCGCGCGATCCGCGAGTACGACCTCAAACTCATCCTGGCGTTCGGCACCGTCAGCCAGCTCGGCCTGATCACCGTCATGGTCGGGACCGGCGGCAGCGAGATGATGCTGGCCGGGCTGGCCATGCTGTGCGCGCACGCGATGTTCAAGGCGGCGCTGTTCATGGTCGTCGGCGTCATCGACCACGCCACCGGCACCCGCGACATCCGCAGGCTGGCCTGGCTCGGCAACCGCAGCAAGTCGCTGCTGATCATCGGCTGCACGGCCGCGGCCAGCATGGCGGCGCTGCCGCCGTTCTTCGGCTTCATCGCCAAGGAGGCCGACTTCGAGACGGTGCTGCACAGCCCGTATCTGGGGGCGGCGTCCCCGTTCGTGCTCGCCGGCATCGTGCTGGGCTCGGTGCTGACCACGGTGTACAGCCTGCGCTTCGTGTTCGGCGCGTTCGGCCGCAAAGGTCTGCCCAAGCCCAGCACCCGCGTCGAGGAGATGCACCGCCCCGAGCTCGGCTTCCTGCTCCCGCCCGCCGTGCTGGCCGCAGCCGGTCTGTTCTTCGGCTTGTACCCGAAGCCACTGGACAACGTGCTCACCGATTACAGCGACACCGTGCCCGACCCGGCCGGCTACGACGGCGGCTACCACCTCGCGTTGTGGCACGGCGTGAACCTGCCGCTGGTGCTGTCGGCGTTGGTGCTGGCGGCCGGTACCGGCGTCTACTTCGGGCGCAAGCGTCTGCGCCGCGCACGCGCGGACTTCGTGCCCCTGGGCAACGCCGACCGCATCTACGACGCGGTGATCCGCGGCGCCGACGTGCTCTCGGTGCGGCTGACCGCGCTGACCCAGCGCGGATTGCTGCCGCAGACCCAGTCGTTCATCCTGATCACCCTGGTGCTGCTCCCGCTCGGCGTGCTGGCGCTGGGTGCCCGCGACCAGCCGCACTTCGAGCTGTGGGACTCCCCGCCGCAGGTGGTGGCCGGTTTGCTGATGGTCGCCGCGGCGCTAGCGGCCGTGGTCATGCGCAACCGACTCGCCGCGGTGCTGCTCGTCGGTGTCACCGGCTACGGCTGCGGGGCCATCTTCGCCTTCCACGGCGCGCCGGACCTCGCGTTGACGCAGTTCCTGGTGGAGACGCTGACGCTGGTCGCGTTCGTGCTGGTCCTGCGGACCCTGCCCGCCGAGACCAGCCGGGCCGAGAACACCCGCTACCGGCTGCCGCGGGCCGCGCTCGCGATCGCGGTCGGCGCGGCGGTCACCACCCTGGCGGCGTTCGCGATGGCCGCGCGCACCGGCCGGCCGATCGCCGACCTGTTGCCCGAAGCCGCCTACGTGATGGGGCACGGCGCCAACACCGTCAACGTCATCCTGGTCGACATCCGCGCCTGGGACACCATGGGCGAGGTCTCGGTGCTGCTCGTCGCCGCCACCGGCGTCGCGTCGATGGTGTTCCGCAGCAGGCGCTTCGGTACCGCGCCGCGGGTCTCCGACGCAGGTCAGCCCGATATCGGCCAGCTGCCCGCCTCGTTCAACACCAGCCCGGCCGCCGGCGACATCACCTGGCTGCGCGGCAGCGAGCTGCGCGACCCGCGGAACCGGTCGCTGGTCCTGGAGGTCGCCACCCGGCTGATCTTCCCGGTGATGATGGTGCTGTCGTTGTACTTCTTCTTCGCCGGCCACAACGTGCCCGGCGGCGGGTTCGCCGGCGGCCTGATCGGCCTGGCCCTGGTGCTGCGGTACCTGGCCGGTGGGCGTTACGAGCTCGGCGAGACGCTGCCGCTCGACGCGGGCAAGGTGCTCGGCGCCGGCTTGGCGCTGGCCGCCGGTACCGCCGCCGCGTCGTTGCTGGTCGGCGCGCCGGTGCTGTCCTCGGCGGTGATCGAGTTCGAGCTCCCGGTACTGGGGACCGTCAAGTTCGTCACGGCACTGTTCTTCGACCTGGGCGTGTACCTGATCGTGGTCGGTCTGGTGCTCGACGTGCTGCGCAGCCTCGGGGCGCGCATCGACGTCGAACTGAGTGAACAGCTCCGCCAGCAGACCGGCCGGACGGCGAGGCAGCGATGA
- a CDS encoding TrkA family potassium uptake protein yields the protein MRIAIAGAGAVGRSVAQELVDYGHKVLLIEKEIDRYVPATVPGAEWLWADACEVSSLEEAEVQDCDVTIAATGDDKANLALALLAKSEFGVARVVARINDARNEWLFTEAWGVDVAVSTPLALVAAVEGAIDVGHLVRLMSLGRGARDDLGQRATNVTKFTLPADSPLVARRVRDLAMPADSALVTLTRGNRLLIPEPQHILEAGDELLFVSAAGVEEHIKALVRGTRRLE from the coding sequence ATGCGGATCGCGATCGCGGGTGCCGGCGCCGTCGGCCGGTCCGTCGCGCAGGAGCTGGTCGACTACGGCCACAAGGTGCTGCTCATCGAGAAGGAGATCGACCGCTACGTGCCCGCGACGGTGCCCGGCGCCGAGTGGCTGTGGGCCGACGCGTGTGAGGTGTCCTCGCTGGAGGAGGCCGAGGTGCAGGACTGCGACGTGACGATCGCGGCCACCGGCGACGACAAGGCCAACCTCGCGCTGGCATTGCTCGCCAAGTCCGAGTTCGGCGTGGCCCGGGTGGTCGCCCGGATCAACGACGCCCGCAACGAATGGCTGTTCACCGAGGCATGGGGGGTGGACGTCGCGGTGTCGACGCCGCTGGCCCTGGTGGCGGCGGTCGAGGGCGCCATCGACGTCGGCCACCTGGTCCGGCTGATGTCACTCGGCAGGGGCGCGCGTGACGATCTCGGGCAGCGCGCCACGAATGTCACGAAGTTCACCCTGCCCGCGGACAGCCCGCTGGTGGCGCGGCGCGTACGCGACCTGGCGATGCCCGCGGACAGCGCGCTGGTCACGCTGACGCGCGGAAACCGCCTGCTCATCCCGGAACCGCAGCACATCCTGGAGGCCGGGGACGAGTTGCTCTTCGTCTCCGCGGCCGGGGTGGAGGAGCACATCAAAGCACTGGTGCGGGGCACCCGTAGACTGGAGTGA